The Acidobacteriota bacterium genome has a segment encoding these proteins:
- a CDS encoding DUF5752 family protein encodes MPHSESFVFNTERRLVVLTGQTARNLPELLAILKRISGSSIFYHSHEEYFLSRQFARHEFYNDFSLWISEALQEEPLAEKLAAIDLLSFSSIRQIRESMVAEITAFLESTGGRARECPPGNEFHFCKAKSFVVPTGIVARDLPDFLNRLPSVSNTSLYFHFFEARLRLERMTNDFSFWLSGIGQEALADQIGRLNPYAMTLDELRHRIIQLGMSVLSQK; translated from the coding sequence ATGCCCCATAGCGAGTCCTTCGTGTTCAATACGGAACGCCGGCTGGTGGTTCTAACCGGCCAAACGGCTCGCAACCTGCCGGAACTGCTGGCCATTCTCAAGCGGATCTCGGGATCCTCCATCTTCTACCACTCCCACGAGGAGTATTTCCTCTCTCGACAGTTCGCCAGGCACGAGTTCTACAACGACTTCTCCCTCTGGATCTCGGAAGCGCTCCAGGAGGAGCCCCTGGCGGAAAAGCTGGCCGCCATCGACCTGCTCAGCTTCTCTTCCATCCGGCAGATTCGGGAGAGCATGGTGGCGGAGATCACCGCCTTTCTGGAGAGCACTGGAGGCCGCGCCCGCGAGTGTCCTCCCGGAAACGAGTTCCACTTCTGCAAGGCCAAGAGCTTCGTGGTGCCGACAGGGATCGTGGCTCGGGATCTGCCCGATTTTCTGAACCGGCTTCCCTCGGTCTCCAACACCTCCCTCTACTTTCATTTCTTCGAGGCCCGGCTCCGACTGGAGCGGATGACCAACGATTTCTCGTTTTGGCTGAGCGGTATCGGACAGGAGGCCCTGGCGGACCAGATCGGCAGGCTCAACCCCTATGCCATGACCCTGGACGAGTTGCGCCACCGAATCATCCAACTGGGAATGAGTGTTCTGTCCCAGAAATAG
- a CDS encoding glycosyltransferase, with protein sequence MAIRLQDYEQIVGREEIAELSVFAERVRNKRLQNINSTAVGGGVAEILTRLVPLLGELGIEATWDVIKGDQAFFNITKAFHNALHGHPEEITREMLDHFQANTEANLKSLDLNGDVIVVHDPQPAGLILKKKEIGRRWIWRCHIDVSSPNPKVWDFLRPLVDQYDASVFSMPEFARDLAVPQYMVPPSIDPLSDKNKPLSQSTIQGVLDKYELDSTRPILTQISRFDRLKDPLGVIAAYRLVKRNYDCQLLLAGGGAPDDPEGEVVLREVEEAAAGDPDIHVCLLPPFSDLEINALVRGSTVVMQKSIKEGFGLTVSEALWKKKPVVGGRVGGIKLQILNGVTGFLVHSPEGAARRTMQLLANPGLRRTMGENGHQHVKQNFLLTRHLKDYLFLMLSLDHPDEDIVQFYEN encoded by the coding sequence ATGGCCATCCGGCTGCAGGACTACGAACAGATCGTCGGCCGGGAAGAAATCGCCGAGCTCTCCGTCTTCGCCGAGAGGGTCCGGAACAAGCGGCTGCAGAACATCAACTCCACCGCGGTCGGCGGCGGCGTGGCCGAGATCCTCACCCGGCTGGTCCCGCTGCTTGGCGAGCTCGGAATCGAGGCCACCTGGGACGTCATCAAGGGAGACCAGGCTTTCTTCAACATCACCAAGGCCTTCCACAACGCACTGCACGGGCACCCGGAAGAAATCACCCGGGAAATGCTGGATCACTTCCAGGCCAACACCGAAGCCAACCTCAAGAGCCTCGATCTGAACGGCGACGTAATCGTGGTCCACGACCCTCAGCCGGCAGGCCTGATCCTCAAGAAAAAGGAAATCGGGCGCCGCTGGATCTGGCGTTGCCACATCGATGTCTCATCCCCCAATCCCAAGGTATGGGACTTCCTCCGCCCGCTGGTCGATCAGTACGACGCCTCGGTCTTCTCGATGCCCGAATTTGCGCGGGACCTGGCAGTTCCACAATACATGGTCCCGCCCTCGATCGACCCGCTGAGCGACAAGAACAAGCCCCTGAGCCAGAGCACCATACAAGGGGTGCTGGACAAGTACGAGCTGGACAGCACCCGTCCGATCCTGACTCAGATCTCTCGCTTCGACCGGCTGAAAGACCCGCTGGGGGTCATTGCCGCCTACCGCCTGGTCAAGAGAAACTATGACTGTCAACTGTTGTTGGCCGGGGGCGGCGCCCCGGACGACCCCGAGGGGGAAGTGGTGTTGCGGGAAGTGGAGGAAGCGGCGGCCGGCGATCCGGACATTCACGTGTGCCTGCTTCCCCCCTTCAGCGACCTGGAGATCAACGCGCTGGTGCGCGGGTCCACCGTGGTGATGCAGAAATCGATCAAGGAGGGTTTCGGGCTGACGGTGAGCGAAGCCCTCTGGAAGAAAAAGCCGGTAGTGGGAGGAAGAGTCGGCGGGATCAAGCTGCAGATTCTGAACGGAGTGACCGGATTCCTGGTACACTCGCCTGAAGGGGCGGCACGGCGAACCATGCAACTGCTGGCCAACCCCGGACTGCGCCGGACCATGGGGGAGAACGGGCACCAGCACGTCAAGCAGAATTTCCTGTTGACCCGGCACCTCAAGGACTATCTGTTTCTCATGCTGTCGCTGGACCACCCGGATGAAGACATCGTCCAGTTTTATGAAAATTGA
- a CDS encoding UPF0182 family protein — protein MRRNWGLLVILAILFGLGLFNGIIGLWMDWLWFEETGFPVLFTKPLVTQWILTGLFGLFFFMVVHANAKVARRLAGDQPSFSPDNLIEIPEGVDQVFRKFLLGGTIFIAYIVGSWAGTKWDVYLAYQNAVAYGSVDPLFEKDIGFYFFTLPFYQFIYQFGWALLVFSAIAAAAVYLIQGGVQITRSGPRMITAARFHLFGLVAAFLAWRAIHYHLEKYNLLYSDRGVVYGASFTDIHAQLPVLTLMIFVSLVAAGLVMSSAFRAKFTLALAGIGILLGVGFVGNQGYPYVIQTFEVAPNEISKESPYIEYAVKHTRMAYGIDRVKEEEFPALENLTSETLKQNEQTMQNIRLWDHQPLLQTYGQLQIIRPYYDFVDVDNDRYWIDGEYRQVSLSPRELSSESLPSRIWINEHLTYTHGYGICQGPVNQFTQEGLPTFMIKDIPPASTTDIKVTRPEIYYGELSHSYCFVKTHAKEFDYPSGEENVFTDYQGAGGIPVGGFLRKLLFGLYFKEPKIILSSDIHAGSRLMFDRAVATRLRKLLPFLRYDSDPYMVISDEGKLFWIVDGYTVSGQFPYSQPVRGLGNYIRNAVKVTIDAYNGTVKLYVNDPEDLLIKVYSKIYPGVFQPLEGMPEDLRQHLRYPVDLFRVQANIYATYHMTDPQVFYNKEDLWRIPTLSQQEGATPLEPYYTIMKLNSEAAKEEFILMIPLTPARRENMIAWMAARCDAPNYGQLVVYRFPKQRLVYGPSQIVGRINQEAEISQQLTLWGQGGSSVIRGSLLVIPVEESVLYIQPLYLAAASDRSLPELKRVIVAYGNQIAMEETLDLSLARIFGGSVSPAATRVAEANGRPRQQETVQSLIRDATETYNRAQSALKQGDWARYGEETRVLGEILQRLRQRQ, from the coding sequence ATGAGAAGAAACTGGGGATTGCTCGTTATTTTGGCGATTCTGTTCGGCCTGGGGCTGTTCAACGGAATCATCGGCCTGTGGATGGACTGGCTCTGGTTCGAGGAAACCGGCTTTCCCGTGCTCTTCACCAAGCCGTTGGTCACCCAGTGGATCCTGACGGGGCTGTTCGGACTGTTCTTCTTCATGGTGGTTCACGCCAACGCCAAGGTGGCGCGCCGGCTGGCCGGCGATCAACCTTCATTCTCACCCGACAACCTGATTGAAATCCCCGAGGGTGTGGACCAGGTGTTCCGCAAGTTCCTGCTGGGCGGCACCATTTTCATCGCCTACATCGTGGGGAGCTGGGCGGGCACAAAATGGGATGTCTATCTCGCCTATCAGAACGCCGTGGCCTACGGCAGCGTCGATCCCCTCTTCGAGAAGGACATCGGATTCTACTTCTTCACCCTGCCCTTCTACCAGTTCATCTATCAGTTCGGATGGGCGCTGCTGGTCTTTTCGGCCATCGCTGCTGCCGCCGTCTACCTGATTCAGGGAGGTGTCCAGATCACCCGGAGCGGCCCTCGCATGATCACGGCGGCCCGTTTCCATCTGTTCGGCCTGGTGGCTGCATTCCTGGCATGGCGGGCCATTCACTACCACCTGGAAAAGTACAACCTCCTCTATTCCGACCGGGGCGTGGTCTACGGAGCCAGCTTCACCGACATCCATGCCCAGCTCCCGGTCCTGACCCTGATGATCTTCGTCAGCCTGGTGGCCGCGGGGCTGGTGATGTCCAGCGCCTTCCGAGCCAAGTTCACCCTGGCCCTGGCCGGGATCGGGATTCTGCTGGGGGTGGGATTCGTGGGGAACCAGGGATATCCCTATGTGATTCAGACCTTCGAGGTGGCTCCCAACGAGATCAGCAAGGAGAGCCCCTATATCGAATATGCGGTCAAGCACACACGGATGGCCTACGGGATCGACCGGGTGAAGGAGGAGGAATTCCCCGCCCTGGAGAATCTGACTTCCGAGACTCTGAAGCAAAACGAGCAGACCATGCAGAACATCCGGCTGTGGGACCATCAGCCGCTGCTCCAGACCTACGGGCAGCTCCAGATCATTCGCCCCTACTACGATTTCGTGGACGTGGACAACGACCGCTACTGGATCGACGGCGAGTACCGGCAGGTGAGCCTGTCTCCCCGTGAGCTCTCCTCCGAAAGCCTGCCCAGCCGCATCTGGATCAACGAGCACCTGACCTATACCCACGGTTACGGGATCTGCCAGGGGCCGGTCAACCAGTTCACCCAGGAAGGTCTGCCCACCTTCATGATCAAGGACATTCCCCCGGCTTCCACCACCGACATCAAGGTCACCCGGCCGGAGATCTACTACGGAGAACTCTCCCACTCCTACTGCTTTGTCAAGACCCACGCCAAGGAGTTCGATTATCCCTCGGGAGAGGAAAACGTCTTCACCGACTACCAGGGAGCGGGGGGCATCCCGGTGGGCGGTTTTCTGCGCAAGCTGCTTTTCGGCCTCTACTTCAAGGAACCCAAGATCATCCTCTCGAGCGACATCCACGCCGGAAGCCGCCTGATGTTCGACCGCGCCGTGGCCACCCGTCTCCGCAAGCTGCTGCCTTTCCTGCGCTATGACAGCGATCCCTACATGGTGATCTCGGATGAGGGCAAGCTCTTCTGGATCGTCGACGGGTATACGGTCAGCGGGCAGTTTCCCTACTCCCAACCGGTGCGGGGCCTGGGAAACTACATCCGCAACGCGGTCAAGGTCACCATCGACGCCTACAACGGCACCGTCAAGCTCTACGTGAACGACCCCGAGGACCTTCTGATCAAGGTCTACTCCAAGATATATCCCGGCGTCTTTCAGCCCCTGGAGGGAATGCCCGAGGACCTCAGGCAGCACCTGCGCTACCCGGTGGACCTGTTTCGCGTCCAGGCCAACATCTACGCCACCTACCACATGACCGACCCCCAGGTCTTCTACAACAAGGAGGACCTGTGGCGGATCCCCACTCTCTCCCAGCAGGAGGGGGCCACCCCTCTGGAGCCCTACTACACCATCATGAAGCTCAACAGCGAGGCGGCGAAGGAAGAGTTCATCCTGATGATTCCCCTCACCCCGGCACGCCGCGAGAACATGATCGCCTGGATGGCCGCCCGCTGCGACGCTCCCAACTACGGGCAACTGGTGGTGTACAGGTTCCCCAAGCAGCGGCTGGTCTACGGCCCCTCCCAGATCGTGGGCCGCATCAACCAGGAAGCTGAGATCTCGCAACAGCTCACCCTTTGGGGACAGGGAGGCTCCTCGGTCATCCGGGGAAGCCTGCTGGTGATTCCGGTCGAGGAATCGGTTCTCTACATTCAGCCTCTCTACCTGGCGGCCGCCTCCGACCGCAGCCTGCCCGAGCTCAAGCGGGTGATCGTGGCCTACGGCAACCAGATCGCCATGGAAGAGACCCTGGATCTCTCGCTGGCCAGGATCTTCGGCGGAAGCGTGAGTCCTGCCGCCACTCGAGTGGCCGAGGCCAACGGCCGGCCGCGGCAGCAGGAAACGGTACAGTCCCTCATCCGGGACGCGACTGAAACCTACAACCGTGCTCAATCGGCCTTGAAGCAGGGGGATTGGGCTCGCTACGGGGAGGAAACCCGCGTTCTGGGAGAAATCCTGCAGAGGCTTCGCCAGAGGCAGTAG
- a CDS encoding mechanosensitive ion channel: MSDQEWRLIATIAMVLVAVAAQVLFRRVRRRLKELIRREHPFGPMLHSGLDWAFVLLSLTVWVAVASGVLAAIPQTRFLNTKMLGLLSQGLSLLDRFFESEIVPGKTNFKIKNLFMVVAAFAVIALLARGVRRLLLNYILNKAPMDLSVRHAIATSAQYLIVIVGFLVLLQSAAEIDLTMLGLVAGGVGVGVGFGLQNIANNLISGIFILFERPIKVGDRIEVGEVHGHVVHIAARATTVRTNDNIDFIIPNSSFTSFNVINWSHGDQKVRFRIPVPVAYGSDVRQVERLLLEVAEENENVLKEPSPRVVFWAFGDSALEFQLRVWTTRMLHRRGVFVGQLNLAIYEKFQQHGIHIPFPQRDLHLKTAPPEWKSPSPD, encoded by the coding sequence ATGTCAGATCAGGAATGGAGACTGATTGCCACCATTGCAATGGTCCTGGTGGCAGTGGCGGCCCAGGTCCTCTTTCGCCGGGTGCGGCGGCGCCTGAAGGAGTTGATTCGACGGGAGCACCCCTTCGGACCGATGCTGCACAGCGGGTTGGATTGGGCCTTTGTCCTGCTAAGCCTGACCGTTTGGGTCGCGGTGGCTTCGGGAGTGCTGGCCGCCATTCCTCAGACCCGGTTTCTCAACACCAAAATGCTGGGGCTGCTTTCCCAGGGGCTTTCCCTGCTGGACCGGTTTTTCGAAAGCGAAATTGTGCCGGGGAAAACCAACTTCAAGATCAAGAACCTGTTTATGGTGGTGGCGGCTTTCGCGGTGATTGCGCTGCTGGCCCGGGGGGTCCGCCGCCTGCTGCTCAACTACATCCTCAACAAGGCCCCCATGGACCTGAGTGTCCGCCACGCGATCGCGACCTCCGCCCAGTACCTGATCGTCATCGTGGGGTTCCTGGTCTTGCTTCAGAGCGCCGCCGAGATCGATCTGACCATGCTGGGCTTGGTGGCGGGCGGAGTGGGTGTAGGGGTCGGCTTCGGCCTGCAGAACATCGCCAACAACCTCATCAGCGGGATATTCATTCTCTTCGAACGGCCGATCAAGGTCGGGGACCGCATCGAGGTCGGGGAGGTGCACGGCCACGTGGTGCACATTGCGGCCCGGGCTACCACGGTGCGAACCAACGACAACATCGACTTCATCATTCCGAATTCCAGCTTCACTTCTTTCAATGTGATCAACTGGAGCCACGGGGACCAGAAGGTGCGATTCCGGATACCGGTTCCGGTGGCTTACGGCTCCGACGTGCGCCAGGTGGAGCGGCTCCTGCTGGAGGTTGCCGAGGAAAATGAAAATGTCCTGAAGGAGCCCTCACCGAGGGTGGTGTTCTGGGCCTTTGGCGACAGCGCCCTGGAGTTCCAACTCAGGGTCTGGACGACACGAATGCTTCATCGGCGCGGCGTCTTCGTCGGCCAGCTCAACCTCGCCATCTACGAAAAGTTCCAGCAGCACGGGATCCACATTCCGTTCCCCCAACGGGACCTGCACCTCAAGACCGCGCCTCCGGAATGGAAGTCGCCCTCCCCGGACTGA
- the nth gene encoding endonuclease III: MSVSNDPETIEQVGKRQVSGILAGLKKAYPEAECALRHADPLQLLIATILSAQCTDKRVNLVTPELFRKYPSAEAFARASLPTLERMIHSTGFFRNKAKNIREACRRLVRDHNGQVPQSMEELLRLAGVARKTANVVLGTAYGVTSGVVVDTHVFRISRRLGLTRARTPEKVEQDLMAVIPAGEWINFSHRLIHHGRRICSARKPQCSLCALESHCRKVGLD, from the coding sequence ATGTCAGTTTCCAACGACCCAGAGACAATCGAACAGGTCGGCAAGAGGCAGGTGTCCGGCATTCTGGCGGGCCTGAAGAAGGCCTATCCGGAGGCCGAGTGCGCGCTGAGGCACGCTGACCCGCTGCAACTGCTGATCGCGACCATCCTGTCGGCCCAGTGCACCGACAAGCGAGTCAACCTGGTGACGCCGGAGCTCTTTCGCAAGTACCCTTCGGCGGAAGCCTTTGCCCGCGCCTCTCTGCCGACCCTGGAGCGGATGATTCATTCCACCGGATTCTTCCGCAACAAGGCCAAAAACATCCGGGAGGCCTGCCGCCGCCTGGTGAGAGACCACAACGGGCAGGTGCCGCAGTCCATGGAGGAGCTTCTTCGACTTGCCGGAGTGGCCCGCAAGACGGCCAACGTCGTGCTTGGGACGGCCTACGGGGTGACCTCAGGGGTGGTGGTCGACACCCACGTGTTTCGGATTTCCCGGCGGCTTGGCCTGACCCGGGCGAGGACCCCGGAAAAAGTCGAGCAGGATCTCATGGCCGTGATTCCTGCCGGTGAATGGATCAATTTTTCCCACCGCCTCATTCACCACGGCCGCCGAATCTGCAGCGCCCGCAAACCCCAGTGCAGCCTGTGCGCGCTGGAGTCCCATTGCCGGAAGGTGGGGCTCGATTAG
- a CDS encoding NUDIX domain-containing protein, whose product MRVHIRQTGLEYDGFIRIERADLAFEKFSGEMSGAVRRYRYHRGEVAAIMIYDAGRDRVLLIRQFRYAVHARTGDGWLIECVAGIQEKGESIETVAHREVLEETGLKLAGLELLAEYFFSPGACSDKVHLFVGTLEDPEQSLGVHGVAQEEEDIQACWVPLSQALEMARSGQIQDAKTLIGLHMLESRLRRGTGAESPG is encoded by the coding sequence GTGAGAGTTCACATCAGACAAACGGGTTTGGAGTATGACGGCTTCATTCGGATTGAGAGGGCCGACCTGGCCTTCGAAAAGTTCAGTGGGGAGATGAGCGGCGCCGTCCGGCGTTATCGCTACCACCGCGGGGAAGTAGCGGCGATCATGATTTACGACGCCGGTCGGGATCGGGTGCTCCTGATCCGCCAGTTTCGCTATGCCGTGCACGCCCGAACCGGCGACGGCTGGCTGATCGAATGCGTGGCGGGAATCCAGGAGAAAGGGGAGTCCATCGAGACCGTGGCTCACCGGGAGGTTCTGGAGGAGACCGGGCTGAAGCTGGCGGGCCTGGAGTTGCTGGCCGAGTACTTTTTCAGTCCCGGAGCCTGTTCCGACAAGGTACATCTCTTCGTGGGCACCCTGGAGGATCCCGAGCAGTCTCTGGGCGTTCACGGTGTGGCGCAGGAAGAGGAGGACATTCAGGCCTGCTGGGTGCCCTTGAGCCAGGCTCTGGAAATGGCCCGCTCCGGACAGATCCAGGATGCCAAGACGCTGATCGGACTGCACATGCTGGAGAGTCGACTCCGCCGCGGAACGGGCGCGGAGAGCCCGGGCTAA
- the udk gene encoding uridine kinase — MKPRITIGVGGGTGSGKTTLSLKLAEFLGPERVLILSQDHYYRDAGHLPVEQRALRNFDRPEAVDFELLVRHLKQLQAGLEIDRPRYDFTRHVRLEGSEPAPPRPVILVEGTLVFAAEELVGCLDLKLFVDADPDIRFIRRLRRDIRERGRSVESIVHQYLETVRPMHLRFVEPARTQADLVISGVDGIEQQLAQVGDRIKIAAGI; from the coding sequence ATGAAGCCCAGAATAACAATCGGCGTCGGCGGGGGAACGGGGTCGGGCAAGACGACGCTGTCCCTGAAACTGGCGGAGTTTTTGGGGCCGGAGCGGGTGCTGATCCTGTCTCAGGACCACTACTACCGGGATGCCGGCCATCTCCCGGTGGAACAACGGGCCCTGCGGAATTTCGATCGGCCGGAGGCGGTGGATTTCGAGCTGCTGGTGCGACATCTGAAGCAGCTGCAAGCGGGCCTGGAAATTGACCGGCCAAGATATGATTTCACGCGACACGTTCGCCTTGAGGGCTCGGAGCCGGCTCCTCCCCGGCCGGTCATTCTGGTAGAGGGGACGCTGGTCTTCGCGGCGGAGGAGTTGGTCGGCTGTCTCGACCTGAAGCTCTTTGTGGATGCCGATCCCGACATCCGCTTCATCCGCCGCCTGAGGCGCGATATCCGGGAACGGGGGCGGAGCGTGGAATCCATCGTCCACCAATACCTTGAGACGGTGCGGCCCATGCACCTGCGCTTTGTCGAGCCGGCTCGAACGCAGGCCGATCTGGTGATCTCCGGGGTGGACGGCATTGAGCAGCAGCTTGCCCAGGTCGGGGACCGGATCAAGATAGCGGCCGGCATCTGA
- a CDS encoding (2Fe-2S)-binding protein, whose product MPKPKEPEGKGALEVSRRGFLTGAGAVISSSLVAGTESLRAAPESAGAEVAGPGKVDITLAVNGAERSLALEPRVTLLDALRFELDLTGAKKVCDRGTCGACTVTIDGKPAYACSVLAIQVQGKDIRTVEGLAQVDRLHPIQQAFVDNDAQQCGYCTPGFVMACKAFLDKNPTPTLDQVRTGLGGNLCRCGTYVGVAQAVLQSSESQTGSLVVEGRNHA is encoded by the coding sequence ATGCCAAAACCCAAAGAGCCTGAAGGCAAGGGCGCGCTCGAGGTATCGCGCAGAGGCTTCCTCACCGGCGCCGGCGCGGTGATTTCCTCCAGTCTGGTAGCCGGAACCGAGTCGCTACGCGCCGCTCCGGAATCCGCGGGGGCGGAGGTGGCCGGTCCGGGCAAGGTCGACATCACGCTCGCGGTAAACGGAGCCGAGAGAAGCCTGGCGCTGGAACCTCGCGTCACCCTGCTGGATGCACTTCGCTTCGAGCTGGACCTCACCGGCGCCAAGAAAGTCTGCGACCGCGGCACCTGCGGGGCCTGCACGGTCACCATCGACGGGAAACCCGCCTATGCCTGCTCCGTTCTGGCCATCCAGGTCCAGGGGAAGGACATCCGGACGGTGGAGGGGCTGGCCCAGGTCGACCGGCTGCACCCGATACAACAGGCCTTCGTCGACAACGACGCCCAACAGTGCGGGTATTGCACGCCCGGGTTCGTAATGGCCTGCAAGGCCTTTCTCGACAAGAACCCCACCCCCACCCTGGACCAGGTCCGCACCGGTCTGGGAGGCAACCTCTGCCGCTGCGGAACCTACGTGGGCGTGGCCCAGGCCGTATTGCAGTCGTCAGAGAGTCAAACCGGCAGCCTGGTTGTCGAAGGGAGGAATCATGCCTGA
- a CDS encoding xanthine dehydrogenase family protein molybdopterin-binding subunit, with protein MPEYRWPDRNERQVLGKRVSRLDGPDKVTGKAQYTSDVNLAGTLHAKFLRCPHAHARVTSIDTSAAESLPGVKAVRVIQGPGKEVQWSLDDIAVVAAVDEATAEDAVRKIVVEYEVLPHLVNEDDLGKAGDRTKPASEQVKGDPDQAFQDADAVVEGEYGIPVITHCCLEPHGQVIDWSGETLTAYQSTQNISGMANQFAQPLEIPAANVSIVQDHVGGGYGSKFGADSWGLETARLSRDTGRPVRNFLERDAELFVAGVRPSGFARIKVGAKKDGSLTAWEAESWGTSGLSGGGISMQVLPYVINPPNVRKKHTGIATNTGPARAWRAPNHPQTCWLTFAALDDLAAKLEMDPLDFYLKNLNLTERPDLYGKQLIRAEELMGWRKKWRPRGQEAAGPVKHGLGLAFHTWGGRGHNSTARLVIDPDGSVSISMGTQDIGTGTTTVIAMVAAETFGLPVNSIKVNTGRSPDYPRSGPSGGSTTVGGVCAATRRACQLALEELFEKVAPRLGTEPSELEAASGRIRVKGRPFRSLTWKQAASRLGVTPLEVTGRNISASRRASDGKLIDSGVAGVQMAEVSVDTETGVVKMKKFVAIQDCGLIVNEKLAESQVYGSLIMGISSALTEERIMDERTGSLLNGEMEFYKLAGLGDIGQLVVEMWKDAEQDARGVIGLGEPPVIAPVGAIGNAVANAIGVRVPRAPFIPRRVLAALEEKGGLYA; from the coding sequence ATGCCTGAGTATCGATGGCCCGACAGGAACGAACGACAGGTCCTGGGGAAACGAGTCAGCCGGCTCGACGGCCCCGACAAGGTCACTGGAAAGGCCCAGTACACCTCCGACGTCAACCTGGCGGGGACGCTGCACGCCAAGTTCCTGCGCTGCCCCCATGCACACGCCCGGGTCACCAGCATTGACACCAGCGCCGCCGAGAGCCTGCCCGGGGTCAAGGCCGTGCGGGTGATTCAGGGACCGGGGAAAGAAGTCCAATGGTCTCTGGACGACATCGCGGTGGTGGCTGCCGTGGATGAGGCCACGGCCGAGGACGCGGTTCGAAAGATCGTGGTGGAGTACGAAGTGCTGCCTCACCTGGTCAACGAAGACGACCTGGGCAAGGCCGGAGACCGCACCAAGCCGGCTTCGGAACAGGTCAAGGGCGACCCCGATCAAGCCTTTCAGGATGCCGATGCGGTGGTCGAGGGCGAGTATGGGATCCCGGTCATCACCCACTGCTGCCTGGAGCCGCACGGCCAGGTCATAGACTGGAGTGGGGAGACGCTGACGGCCTATCAGTCGACCCAGAACATTTCCGGGATGGCCAACCAGTTCGCCCAACCCCTGGAGATCCCGGCCGCCAACGTCTCCATTGTTCAGGACCACGTGGGCGGCGGATACGGCAGCAAGTTCGGGGCCGATAGCTGGGGCCTGGAAACCGCCAGGCTGTCTCGGGATACCGGCCGGCCGGTCCGCAACTTTCTGGAGCGGGACGCCGAGCTGTTCGTAGCCGGGGTCCGACCCTCCGGTTTCGCCAGGATCAAGGTGGGAGCCAAGAAAGACGGTTCGCTGACCGCCTGGGAAGCGGAGTCCTGGGGAACCAGCGGCTTGAGTGGAGGGGGGATTTCCATGCAGGTCCTTCCCTACGTGATCAATCCACCCAACGTCCGCAAGAAGCACACCGGCATTGCGACCAACACCGGCCCGGCGCGGGCCTGGAGGGCGCCCAACCATCCTCAGACCTGCTGGTTGACCTTCGCCGCCCTGGACGACTTGGCGGCCAAGCTGGAGATGGACCCCCTCGACTTCTACCTCAAGAACCTCAACCTCACCGAGCGCCCCGACCTTTATGGCAAGCAGCTGATCCGAGCCGAGGAGCTGATGGGGTGGCGCAAGAAGTGGCGCCCCAGAGGGCAGGAAGCGGCAGGTCCCGTCAAGCACGGGCTGGGTCTGGCCTTTCACACCTGGGGAGGACGGGGCCACAACAGCACGGCCCGATTGGTGATCGATCCGGACGGTTCGGTTTCCATCAGCATGGGCACCCAGGATATCGGAACCGGCACCACCACCGTCATCGCCATGGTGGCCGCCGAGACCTTCGGATTGCCGGTCAATTCCATCAAGGTCAACACCGGCCGCTCCCCCGACTACCCCCGTTCCGGCCCCTCCGGCGGCAGCACTACCGTCGGCGGGGTTTGCGCGGCCACCCGGCGGGCCTGCCAACTGGCCCTGGAAGAACTCTTCGAAAAGGTGGCTCCCAGGCTGGGGACGGAGCCGTCCGAGCTGGAAGCCGCAAGCGGCCGCATCCGGGTCAAGGGCAGACCCTTCAGAAGCCTTACCTGGAAGCAGGCTGCTTCCCGTCTGGGGGTGACTCCATTGGAAGTGACCGGCAGAAACATCAGCGCCAGCCGTAGAGCTTCAGACGGCAAGCTGATCGATTCCGGAGTGGCCGGAGTGCAAATGGCCGAAGTCTCGGTGGACACGGAGACCGGAGTGGTCAAGATGAAGAAGTTCGTGGCCATTCAGGACTGCGGTCTGATCGTCAACGAGAAGTTGGCCGAGAGTCAGGTGTACGGGTCGCTGATCATGGGCATTTCCTCGGCATTGACCGAGGAGCGCATCATGGACGAGCGAACCGGATCGCTCCTGAACGGAGAAATGGAGTTCTACAAGCTGGCTGGCCTGGGCGATATCGGTCAACTGGTCGTGGAGATGTGGAAAGATGCGGAGCAGGACGCTCGCGGAGTGATCGGGCTTGGGGAACCCCCGGTGATCGCACCGGTCGGGGCCATTGGCAACGCCGTGGCCAACGCTATCGGCGTACGGGTGCCGCGTGCGCCCTTCATTCCGAGGCGCGTCCTGGCGGCGCTGGAAGAGAAAGGAGGGCTCTACGCATGA